In Meiothermus sp. CFH 77666, the following are encoded in one genomic region:
- the rplC gene encoding 50S ribosomal protein L3 encodes MKGILGTKVGMTQVWKGDKAVPVTVILAGPCPVVQRKTVDRDGYEAVQLGFQSQKAQRVNKPAKGHFAKAGVEPVKFLRELRGFNPEGDTVTVGIFNPGEIVDVTGTSKGHGFTGVMKKWNFAGGYDSHGAHKVHRHGGSIGNRKTPGRVFKGKKMAGRWGNEKVTIQGLEVVDVLEGENLILVKGSVPGANGSLVVVRQTSKVPALKAGKGGK; translated from the coding sequence ATGAAGGGCATCCTTGGAACCAAAGTCGGTATGACCCAGGTCTGGAAGGGCGATAAAGCCGTCCCGGTCACGGTGATTCTGGCAGGGCCCTGTCCTGTGGTGCAGCGCAAAACCGTCGATCGGGATGGCTACGAAGCCGTTCAACTAGGTTTCCAGAGCCAGAAGGCCCAGCGGGTCAACAAGCCGGCCAAGGGGCATTTTGCCAAGGCAGGCGTCGAGCCGGTGAAGTTCCTGCGGGAGCTGCGGGGCTTCAACCCCGAGGGCGATACCGTCACGGTGGGCATTTTCAACCCGGGTGAAATAGTAGATGTCACCGGCACCTCCAAAGGCCACGGCTTTACGGGCGTTATGAAGAAGTGGAACTTTGCGGGTGGGTACGATTCCCACGGCGCTCACAAGGTTCACCGCCACGGTGGCTCGATTGGTAACCGCAAGACCCCGGGCCGGGTTTTCAAAGGCAAGAAGATGGCCGGACGTTGGGGCAACGAAAAAGTGACCATCCAGGGCCTCGAGGTGGTGGATGTGCTCGAGGGCGAGAACCTGATTCTGGTCAAGGGCTCGGTGCCTGGGGCTAACGGTAGCCTGGTGGTGGTGCGTCAGACCAGCAAAGTGCCTGCCCTCAAGGCCGGAAAGGGAGGTAAGTGA
- the rplB gene encoding 50S ribosomal protein L2: MAVKKFRPYTPSRRTMTVADFSGLTKKRPEKSLTAPMKKTGGRNNQGRTTSRFISGGHKQLYRIIDFRRRDKAGIPARVAALEYDPNRTARIALLFYRDGEKRYILAPDSLQVNSTVVSGPEAAIAVGNALPLRFIPVGTVIHAVELEPGKGAKMARSAGTSVQVQGREGDYVILRLPSGELRKVHGECYATIGVVSNADHKNIVLGKAGRTRHLGRKGHVRGTVMNPVDHPHGGGEGRAPRGRPPVSPWGQQAKGLKTRKKKKPSSALIVSRRK; this comes from the coding sequence ATGGCAGTAAAGAAGTTCAGACCCTATACCCCATCGCGCCGCACCATGACGGTGGCGGATTTCTCCGGCCTGACCAAAAAGCGCCCGGAGAAGAGCCTCACTGCCCCGATGAAAAAGACCGGGGGGCGCAACAACCAGGGCCGCACCACCAGCCGGTTCATTTCCGGGGGGCACAAGCAGCTCTACCGCATTATTGACTTCCGCCGCCGGGACAAGGCCGGTATTCCGGCCCGGGTAGCAGCCCTCGAGTACGACCCCAACCGCACCGCGCGTATTGCCCTGCTGTTTTACCGCGACGGCGAAAAGCGCTACATCCTGGCGCCCGATAGCCTGCAGGTCAACAGCACCGTAGTCAGCGGGCCCGAAGCCGCCATCGCGGTGGGGAACGCCTTGCCTCTGCGCTTTATCCCGGTGGGTACGGTGATTCATGCTGTTGAGCTCGAGCCCGGTAAAGGGGCCAAAATGGCCCGCAGCGCGGGCACTAGCGTGCAAGTACAGGGCCGTGAAGGCGATTACGTGATCCTGCGGCTCCCCTCGGGTGAGCTGCGCAAGGTACACGGCGAGTGCTACGCCACTATTGGGGTGGTTTCGAACGCTGACCACAAGAACATTGTGCTTGGGAAAGCCGGTCGCACGCGCCACCTGGGTCGCAAGGGCCATGTACGTGGTACGGTCATGAACCCGGTAGACCACCCGCACGGGGGTGGCGAAGGCCGGGCTCCGCGGGGTCGTCCGCCGGTTTCGCCCTGGGGCCAGCAGGCCAAAGGTCTCAAGACCCGCAAGAAAAAGAAGCCCTCGAGCGCGCTTATCGTGTCTCGTCGCAAGTAG
- the rplD gene encoding 50S ribosomal protein L4: MYSLPVLGSNKTVEAALPEKVNSHVLYEVVRWQLASRRRGTAATKTRGMVNFTTKKMYGQKHTGRARHGDYGAPIFVGGGTVFGPQPRDYSYTLPKKVRKLGLGMALADRAKEGKLFLVEDFKGVNGKTKEFVAWLKAHGLEGQSILLVTSDEKVARAARNLPKVRVLAPEGLNVYDIMRQEALVMEASAWEGVQARVSQAEGGEA; the protein is encoded by the coding sequence ATGTACAGCCTTCCGGTACTCGGAAGCAACAAGACGGTGGAAGCCGCCCTGCCCGAAAAGGTAAACAGCCACGTGCTCTACGAGGTGGTGCGCTGGCAACTGGCCTCGCGCCGCCGGGGTACTGCCGCTACCAAGACCCGTGGCATGGTGAACTTCACCACCAAGAAGATGTACGGGCAAAAGCACACCGGGCGGGCCCGCCACGGCGACTACGGCGCGCCCATCTTTGTGGGGGGTGGCACGGTTTTCGGCCCGCAACCGCGTGACTACAGCTACACCCTGCCCAAAAAAGTACGCAAGCTGGGGCTGGGTATGGCCCTTGCCGACCGCGCCAAGGAAGGCAAGCTCTTCCTGGTCGAAGACTTCAAGGGCGTGAACGGTAAAACCAAAGAGTTCGTGGCCTGGCTCAAAGCCCACGGCCTCGAGGGCCAGTCCATCCTTTTGGTTACCAGCGACGAGAAAGTGGCCCGCGCTGCCCGCAACCTGCCCAAGGTGCGGGTGCTGGCCCCCGAGGGCCTCAACGTCTACGACATCATGCGCCAGGAAGCCCTGGTGATGGAGGCCAGCGCCTGGGAAGGCGTCCAGGCTCGAGTGAGCCAGGCCGAGGGGGGTGAAGCCTGA
- a CDS encoding 50S ribosomal protein L23, which translates to MKTPHDIIIQPVLSEKAYGRFAEGTYTFWVHPKANKTEIANAVEAAFKVKVVRVNTQNTLGKDKRLGRFAGKRPDRKKAIVTVAAGQKIEALEGLI; encoded by the coding sequence ATGAAAACGCCCCACGACATCATCATCCAGCCCGTCTTGTCGGAGAAAGCCTACGGTCGCTTTGCTGAAGGAACCTATACCTTCTGGGTACACCCCAAAGCCAACAAGACCGAGATTGCCAATGCCGTAGAGGCTGCCTTCAAGGTCAAGGTGGTGCGGGTCAATACCCAGAACACCCTGGGTAAAGACAAGCGCCTGGGCCGCTTTGCCGGCAAGCGCCCCGACCGTAAGAAAGCCATCGTGACGGTGGCTGCCGGGCAGAAGATCGAAGCCCTGGAAGGACTGATCTGA
- the rpsJ gene encoding 30S ribosomal protein S10 — protein MPKIRIKLRGFDHKSLDASAAKIVETARRSGAQVAGPVPLPTRIRRFTVLRGPFKHKDSREHFELRTHNRLVDITDPTPKTIEGLRNLDLPTGVEIELKMVGGR, from the coding sequence ATGCCAAAGATTCGTATCAAACTTCGGGGCTTCGACCACAAGAGCTTGGACGCTTCGGCTGCCAAGATTGTGGAAACCGCCCGCCGTAGCGGCGCGCAGGTAGCCGGCCCGGTGCCGCTGCCAACCCGCATCCGCCGCTTTACTGTGCTGCGGGGCCCTTTCAAACATAAAGACAGCCGCGAGCACTTTGAGCTGCGTACCCACAACCGCCTGGTGGACATCACCGACCCCACCCCCAAGACCATCGAGGGGCTTCGCAACCTTGACCTGCCCACCGGCGTCGAGATTGAACTCAAGATGGTAGGAGGCCGCTAA